Proteins encoded by one window of Phycisphaerae bacterium:
- a CDS encoding GNAT family N-acetyltransferase, translated as MRPTISPAEAAVQERESGAGQVSRTRWMVRRVAPDCLTRQLITCVLESGRQEPGGGSFLPPGDLEILEMPLDGPGGREALCRILSTQGRSREQVAREAQLIVDRQRSRGERWGHVVVVREGREMVFAAAATETAGRAGLILASEEISREHIEGAAGCMRRLVEGGRNRSISLLEVLVDPNQPLMAEILEQAGFRRLTVLHYMSRWVQQPDPEGIRAEVTLSWTSYSEDIRGLFLQALEASYEDSGDCPELTGLRRTEEVLAGHAEAGRFTPDRWWVVRSGNDVAGVALINELESAPASEVVYLGVSKKFRRGGVAGAMLRRALQQARGKGDRIMTLAADRRNEPALAFYRRWGFERSLERAAWIATNVAP; from the coding sequence ATGCGTCCTACTATTTCACCGGCGGAGGCCGCCGTGCAGGAGCGCGAATCGGGCGCGGGTCAGGTCTCCCGCACCCGCTGGATGGTACGCCGCGTCGCGCCCGATTGCCTGACTCGTCAGTTGATCACCTGCGTCCTGGAATCCGGCCGACAGGAGCCGGGTGGAGGGTCTTTCTTGCCGCCTGGTGATTTAGAAATACTCGAGATGCCTCTCGATGGTCCGGGCGGGCGGGAGGCGCTGTGCCGCATCCTTTCGACACAAGGTCGCTCGCGGGAGCAGGTGGCCCGCGAAGCACAACTTATTGTGGATCGACAACGCTCTCGGGGCGAACGGTGGGGGCACGTCGTCGTCGTGCGCGAGGGCCGGGAGATGGTCTTCGCTGCTGCGGCGACGGAGACAGCGGGACGCGCCGGGCTTATTCTCGCCAGCGAAGAGATCTCCCGGGAGCATATCGAGGGGGCGGCCGGGTGCATGCGGCGCTTGGTCGAGGGGGGTCGCAACCGGTCGATTTCCCTGCTGGAGGTACTGGTCGATCCGAATCAGCCGCTGATGGCGGAGATTCTGGAGCAAGCCGGTTTTCGAAGGCTCACCGTGCTGCACTACATGTCGAGATGGGTACAACAGCCGGACCCGGAGGGAATTCGGGCGGAGGTTACTTTAAGTTGGACAAGCTATTCCGAAGACATCCGCGGGCTATTTCTGCAGGCCCTGGAAGCGAGCTATGAGGATAGCGGGGATTGCCCGGAACTGACCGGACTCCGACGAACGGAGGAGGTGCTCGCCGGACACGCCGAGGCCGGTCGATTCACACCGGACCGTTGGTGGGTGGTCCGGTCCGGGAACGACGTTGCGGGCGTTGCGCTGATCAACGAGCTGGAGTCGGCCCCGGCGAGCGAAGTGGTCTATCTCGGTGTCAGCAAGAAGTTTCGGCGCGGCGGCGTGGCCGGCGCAATGTTAAGACGGGCGTTGCAGCAGGCGCGGGGAAAAGGTGACAGAATCATGACACTTGCCGCAGATCGGCGCAACGAACCCGCATTGGCGTTCTATCGTCGCTGGGGCTTCGAGCGCAGCCTGGAGCGGGCCGCATGGATTGCAACGAATGTCGCGCCATAA
- the dnaA gene encoding chromosomal replication initiator protein DnaA has translation MITRADEVVSQIETRLADKIGSQRHNVWFKNSTRFLLFEDYLHIAAPNSHVSRWIEDHFADAIHEAAQEITGRTFHLAFTTDPELARTQPERQPDRQSEQIAAAGDAPVRAPRGGRTSLPRAEGPKRRLEDFVVGPSNRLAYAAAVSVVESPGGMYNPLFVHGGCGLGKTHLLQGICLAAAEKHPGLRYRFVSGEEFTNDFVQSIRSREQDAFRERYRDVDLLAIDDVHYFAQKKATQEEFLNTFKAIDAGAKQIVLSSDAHPKLIGHLSDHLVSRFVSGMVVRIDTPDLSVRAEFLRRRAAVMKTDVSESVINYIAENFKSNIRELEGALLKVVAQAQVLKSPITLSLAERAIKDLVRQTAPVIMLSDIENVVSIFFGLNTAELHTSRKSRTIALARGIAMYLARKHTAMSYPEIGRYMGNKNHSTVILAERRISKMLQSNEMASWQTPAGPRQLNLAVLVDDLEEQFGLKNGRVHAPPEIAVTG, from the coding sequence GTGATCACACGCGCCGATGAGGTAGTGTCTCAGATTGAAACGCGACTTGCGGACAAAATCGGCAGCCAGCGGCACAACGTCTGGTTCAAGAATTCAACGAGGTTTCTGCTGTTCGAAGACTACCTGCACATTGCGGCGCCGAACTCCCACGTGAGTCGCTGGATCGAAGATCACTTTGCCGACGCCATCCACGAAGCTGCGCAGGAGATTACCGGGCGGACATTCCATCTGGCATTCACGACGGATCCCGAGCTCGCTCGAACCCAGCCGGAGCGTCAGCCGGATCGTCAGTCGGAGCAGATCGCGGCGGCCGGTGACGCACCGGTTCGGGCCCCGCGTGGGGGAAGGACGTCGCTTCCGCGCGCGGAGGGTCCGAAGAGGCGCCTGGAGGACTTTGTGGTGGGTCCTTCCAACCGGCTGGCGTACGCCGCGGCGGTGAGCGTCGTGGAGTCACCGGGGGGCATGTACAACCCGCTCTTCGTTCACGGCGGGTGCGGGTTGGGGAAGACCCACCTGCTGCAGGGTATCTGCCTTGCGGCGGCGGAGAAGCACCCCGGACTGCGCTACCGGTTCGTTTCGGGCGAGGAATTTACCAACGATTTCGTTCAGTCCATTCGATCGCGGGAGCAGGACGCGTTCCGCGAGCGCTATCGCGATGTGGATCTGCTGGCCATCGATGACGTGCACTACTTCGCGCAGAAGAAGGCCACGCAGGAGGAGTTTCTCAACACGTTCAAGGCGATCGATGCCGGAGCCAAGCAGATTGTGCTTTCCTCGGATGCGCATCCCAAGCTCATCGGTCATCTTTCGGATCATCTGGTGAGCCGTTTTGTCTCCGGCATGGTCGTGCGGATCGACACACCCGACCTGTCGGTGCGGGCGGAGTTTCTTCGACGGCGCGCGGCCGTGATGAAAACGGATGTGAGCGAGTCGGTGATCAACTACATCGCGGAGAATTTCAAGTCGAACATCCGCGAACTGGAAGGTGCGCTGCTGAAGGTGGTGGCACAGGCGCAGGTGCTCAAGTCGCCGATCACCCTCTCACTGGCCGAGCGGGCGATCAAGGACCTGGTGCGTCAGACGGCGCCGGTCATCATGCTCTCGGACATCGAGAACGTGGTATCGATCTTCTTCGGACTGAACACGGCGGAACTGCACACGTCGCGCAAGTCGCGGACGATCGCCCTGGCGCGGGGCATTGCCATGTACCTGGCGCGGAAGCACACGGCCATGAGCTATCCGGAGATCGGTCGGTACATGGGAAACAAGAACCACTCCACCGTGATCCTCGCGGAGCGGCGCATCAGCAAGATGCTGCAAAGCAACGAGATGGCAAGCTGGCAGACGCCGGCGGGCCCGCGGCAACTGAACCTGGCCGTGCTCGTTGACGATCTGGAGGAGCAGTTCGGGCTGAAGAACGGGCGAGTTCATGCCCCGCCCGAGATCGCCGTGACGGGATGA
- a CDS encoding DegQ family serine endoprotease: MKKQYRVVGSGAWRTLGLVGVILASAVWVAKPVWAGTTGRDVTADEAIRYADALSVAFENAADKISPSVVTIKSVKHFRPAQHYENESPGTQQGLPFNEDFLRRFFGDELPRELPPQQGVGSGVIVSDDGYILTNNHVVAGADEVTVMMKDGREVSADVVGTDPMSDLAVIRVNEKSLPAATMGDSDDLRIGEWVVAAGNPFGLRNTVTAGIVSAKGRSNVRVAEYEDFIQTDAAINPGNSGGPLVDLRGRVVGINTAIASRTGRYEGVGFAIPVNMAKSIMDSLIHKGRVVRGWLGISIQPLNEGLAKSFGYGSTEGVLVGQVLPDGPAADAGLNAGDIIVKYDGTPIQDVNQLRNLAAATEPGTKVKVDVIRDGKTMTLGVRVSQRESSVAMGSTNDMADELGLSVADPDTREAHALGVESGTKGVVVTRVDPNGLAYMAGIEPGNVIVDVQGTPVTSVSQFERELKEHDLSSGVRLAIRSGDMQRFILLQSNGK, from the coding sequence ATGAAGAAGCAGTATCGAGTGGTCGGGTCGGGAGCATGGAGGACATTGGGGCTTGTGGGGGTGATTCTCGCCTCAGCCGTATGGGTGGCGAAGCCCGTATGGGCGGGAACGACGGGAAGAGATGTGACTGCGGATGAGGCGATCCGCTACGCGGACGCACTCTCTGTCGCGTTCGAGAATGCGGCGGACAAGATCAGTCCGTCGGTGGTGACGATCAAATCGGTCAAGCACTTCAGGCCTGCGCAGCACTACGAGAATGAGTCTCCGGGGACGCAACAGGGCCTTCCGTTCAATGAGGATTTCCTGCGGCGGTTCTTCGGGGATGAGCTCCCGCGCGAACTTCCGCCCCAGCAGGGGGTGGGCAGCGGCGTCATCGTCAGCGATGACGGGTATATCCTGACCAACAACCACGTCGTCGCGGGAGCGGATGAGGTGACCGTGATGATGAAGGACGGGCGGGAAGTCAGCGCGGACGTCGTGGGGACGGATCCCATGAGCGACCTCGCGGTCATTCGCGTCAACGAGAAGTCGCTGCCCGCCGCGACCATGGGCGATTCGGATGACCTGCGCATCGGCGAGTGGGTCGTGGCCGCGGGAAACCCGTTCGGGTTGCGCAACACGGTGACGGCGGGCATCGTCAGCGCCAAGGGCCGATCGAATGTTCGTGTGGCCGAATACGAAGACTTCATCCAGACCGATGCGGCCATCAATCCGGGTAACAGCGGCGGTCCGCTGGTCGATCTGCGCGGGCGGGTCGTGGGCATCAATACGGCGATCGCCAGTCGCACCGGGCGTTACGAGGGCGTCGGTTTTGCGATTCCCGTCAACATGGCGAAGTCGATCATGGACAGTCTCATCCACAAGGGCCGGGTCGTGCGCGGGTGGCTGGGCATATCCATTCAACCGCTGAACGAGGGGCTGGCGAAGTCCTTCGGGTATGGATCGACGGAAGGGGTCCTCGTGGGCCAGGTATTACCGGACGGTCCCGCGGCCGATGCAGGCCTGAATGCCGGTGACATCATCGTGAAGTACGACGGGACCCCGATCCAAGACGTCAATCAGCTGCGCAACCTGGCGGCGGCGACCGAGCCCGGAACCAAGGTCAAGGTCGATGTGATTCGAGACGGCAAGACCATGACGCTCGGCGTGCGCGTGTCCCAGCGCGAATCGAGCGTGGCGATGGGGTCGACGAATGACATGGCGGATGAACTGGGATTGAGCGTGGCCGACCCCGATACGCGTGAAGCGCACGCGCTCGGCGTCGAGTCGGGAACGAAGGGTGTCGTCGTGACCCGGGTCGATCCGAACGGATTAGCCTACATGGCGGGCATCGAGCCCGGCAATGTCATTGTGGACGTGCAGGGCACACCGGTGACCAGCGTGTCCCAGTTCGAGCGGGAGCTCAAGGAACATGATCTGTCCTCCGGTGTTCGACTGGCGATTCGCTCGGGGGATATGCAGCGTTTCATCCTCCTGCAGAGCAACGGCAAATAG
- a CDS encoding DUF1269 domain-containing protein — protein sequence MNEQSVVGVYDVLSKAERAIDELDQSGFPIKHVSIVAKDLESEKAVHGYVNAGDIAKGGAGTGAWLGGFFGLLWGVAFLWVPGFGPLLVAGPLSAAILGGLEGAAAGAAGGGLLGALLGWGVSKKHILKYEEHVRGGKYLVIVHGTADQVERARGMFKATGAEELNVHRETNAAEPVQAHATA from the coding sequence ATGAACGAGCAAAGTGTTGTGGGCGTGTACGATGTCCTTTCCAAGGCGGAACGGGCCATTGATGAACTGGACCAGTCCGGTTTTCCCATCAAGCACGTGTCGATCGTGGCGAAGGACCTCGAGAGCGAGAAGGCGGTGCACGGCTACGTAAATGCCGGCGACATCGCCAAGGGCGGCGCAGGGACCGGAGCCTGGTTGGGCGGTTTTTTCGGTCTCCTCTGGGGCGTCGCCTTCCTCTGGGTACCCGGATTCGGGCCCCTCCTCGTGGCCGGGCCGCTCTCGGCCGCGATTCTCGGCGGCCTGGAGGGTGCCGCGGCGGGTGCCGCCGGAGGCGGCCTGCTCGGCGCGCTGTTGGGATGGGGCGTTTCGAAGAAGCACATCCTCAAGTATGAGGAGCACGTCCGAGGCGGAAAATACCTGGTGATTGTGCATGGAACCGCTGACCAGGTCGAACGGGCTCGTGGAATGTTCAAGGCCACGGGAGCGGAAGAGTTGAATGTCCATCGCGAGACGAATGCGGCAGAACCGGTGCAAGCGCACGCAACGGCGTAG